CCGTGGCTGTGCTGCTGCAGATCGGCGTGAACTTCGCGAACGACTACAGCGACGGCATCCGCGGCACCGACGCCCACCGCGTGGGGCCTGCACGACTGACCGCGTCGGGCCGGGTCTCACCGCGTCGGGTGCTGATCACCGCACTGGTCTTCTTTTCGCTCGCCGCCGTCGCCGGGCTCGCAATCGTGGTGCGCACGCAGCAGTGGTGGATGCTGGTGGTGGGGGCGCTCAGCATCGTCGCCGCCTGGTTCTACACCGGCGGAAAGCGCCCCTACGGGTACAACGCGCTGGGCGAGGTGTTCGTGTTCGTCTTCTTCGGGCTGGTCGCGACCCTCGGCACCACCTGGGTGCAGTCCTTCGCCCTGCCGCTGGAGGCCTGGCTGGCGGCCGTTGCGGCGGGCCTGTTCGCCTGTGCGGTGCTGCTGGCGAACAACCTGAGGATATCGACCAGGATCGCCAGGTCGGCAAGCGCACCCTCACCGTGCTGATCGGAAAGCGCGCGACGCAGGTCGTGTACACGCTGTTCGTGCTGGTTCCATTCGGCATCGCCGCGGTGTTCGCCCTGCTGCTGTACCCGATCGCCTGGCTGTCGATGCTGGTGCTGCTGGCCGTGCTGCCGGCGATCCTCATCGTGTGGACCTACCGGCAGGCCCGCGAGCTGATCATCGCCCTCAGCCTCACCTCGCTGTCATCGGTGGGTTATGCCGTGCTGATGTACTGGGCGCTCGTCGGCTGAGGCCCACTCGCCCGGGGCGGTCATTCCGACGCGCTGTCCTCGACGTTCTCGTCGACATTGTGGCGGTTGCGTCGCTCGTAGATCTCGCGCGAGGCGTTGGAGAGCGGGGCGCGCAGGAAAAGCAGCGAGATGCTCATGCCGATCAACGCCGCGAACAGTGCGGCCAGCCACCAGAACTCCCGGAAGATCGGGAAGAAGACCCACATGATCGCCAGAGGCACGATGAACGCCAGCAACCGCAGCACGGTGTAGACGAGGAGGGGCGGCAGCTTCTTCACCCGGCCAGTCTAGGAGCCGTCGCTAGGCACCGGCTGTGCAGTTCACAGCGGGCCCCCACCGATCCGGACCGACTTACACTGGAGGTATGGCGCGTTTCCTGATCATCGGCGGATTCCTCGCCGTGGTGTTCTGGGTGTTCAGCATCGTCGACTGCGCCGCGCAGCCGGCGACGCGGCACCGTGGCGTGTCCAAGGCGGTGTGGGTGCTCATCGTCGTGCTGCTGCCGGTGATCGGTGGTGTGCTGTGGTTCACGCTCGGGCGGCTCAGGGCCGGTGAGGTCGACACCGGCTATGTCGTGCCGCCGGACGACGATCCGCGCATGTTCCGACGTGCGGACAATGCCGAGCAGGACGCCCGTATCCGCGAGCTCGAAGCAGAGCTGGCCCGCCTCGACGACGAATCCGACGGCGCGGATCCGCGCTCGTGACGGCCTCGCCGGCCAGTGACGCCGCGGCCGGTCTTCTCGCCGAGCTCATCGGCGCCGGCGTGCGCG
Above is a window of Microbacterium suwonense DNA encoding:
- a CDS encoding DUF4229 domain-containing protein encodes the protein MKKLPPLLVYTVLRLLAFIVPLAIMWVFFPIFREFWWLAALFAALIGMSISLLFLRAPLSNASREIYERRNRHNVDENVEDSASE
- a CDS encoding PLD nuclease N-terminal domain-containing protein, coding for MARFLIIGGFLAVVFWVFSIVDCAAQPATRHRGVSKAVWVLIVVLLPVIGGVLWFTLGRLRAGEVDTGYVVPPDDDPRMFRRADNAEQDARIRELEAELARLDDESDGADPRS